DNA sequence from the Leuconostoc lactis genome:
CAATTGGGCTTTGATATCTTGCTGATAATCTAAAATATAATCAGCACCCAGCTGCTTCACCCATTCTACTGACTCTAATCGTGAAGCAGTTGTAATCACGGTCATTCCCAAATATTTTGCCAGTTGAATAAGCATCGACCCGACACCACCAGCACCATTTAAGATTAAGATACTCTTGCCGGCAGCGGCTTCGGCTGTTATATCGTATCCAAAAGCGTCGTGTAAAATTTCAACTGCTGTAATTGCTGTTAAAGGCACAGCAGCTGCTTCCGCTGGTGTCAAAGCACGGGGGGCATGTCCCACTAAACGCGCATCAACAACTTGATAATCCGCATGCGCACCTTGTTGCTGTTGTGAACCAGCATAATAAACTTTATCCCCAACGGCAAAATTTGATACTTCAGCACCAGTCGCAACCACCTCACCCATCGCATCAAAACCAAGAATGCGAAAAACACCGGTGTCTTGATAATTTTGCCGCATCTTACTATCAACCGGATTGAGACCACTGGCAGCAACTTTAACCAACAATTCATGCGCTGCTGGTCGTGGTCGGGCAACCTTTTTAGCCAGGAAAACATTAGGATCTTCAACTGGTAAGGCTTGATCAAAGCCAACCGCCCACATCTTATCTTGCCCAAAAGGCCATAATTGTTTGAATGTATCAAGTAATGACATTTAAGACTCCTATTCTGCTAATCCCGTATTTAAAATATTATTGAGTGTTTCCTTTGATACTTGATAGTCGCCATGTAACCAGCGGCCGGTATAAAGTAAGGTCATTTTAGCTTGAATTGGTTTAGCTGTTGGCAACTGATTTTGTAACACATTTTGCCAATTGTCCGACACCATCGCATAAGCAACTAGTCTGAGCTGTGGCTCAGATAATTTGTGCACGTCATCAGCCTTTTTATTCAATTCGCCATCGACGTAATCTCGTACTTTCTTTTGTGCCGCTGGGAGATCAATTGGCACAACAGTATAAGACACGGTCGCATTATGGTAACGATCAAAGGTAATCTGATTAATGCGGTAGTGGCGATCGTGTTGTAGCGTTGCCAAATAATGGCGTGATAACGCTGCCATCACCTCTGATTTATGATAGGTTTTCCCATCAAAGTCCACTTGATCAGCCACGGCATCCCCATGATTAAGTGCTTGTTGGATGCTCGTCGTAATTTCCTTTTGCCAAGCGGCTGGGGTTAAATGCACCACATCTTTTACATTTGGCGCAGATGCCTGCCCTGTTAAACCAAATGATAACGCGGTTGTTGCTTCTTTTTTGGCTAACTTTTGGCGCGTTGCTTGACTAACACCGTCATAGTTAAAACCAATCCGTGCGATGGCAAAACCAACAACACCAAGCATCACCAGGACTGAAATCGTCACAATGATCACACGGTAACGTTGCACAAACGTCTTTTGTGCCCCACCCCAATATTTGGCCATCCGTGATTTTGGGTAATCCTTAGTTTCCTCGGGCATATTGTGTATCATCCTCCGTCTTCAACACTGCCATAAAGGCTTCTTGTGGGACATCGACTGTCCCAACGGACTTCATACGTGCCTTACCACGCTTTTGCTTATCCAACAATTTAGCACGACGATCAGGATCACCTGTATGAATCTTGGCCGTCACGTCCTTACGGTAGGCTTTAATAT
Encoded proteins:
- a CDS encoding zinc-binding alcohol dehydrogenase family protein, with the protein product MSLLDTFKQLWPFGQDKMWAVGFDQALPVEDPNVFLAKKVARPRPAAHELLVKVAASGLNPVDSKMRQNYQDTGVFRILGFDAMGEVVATGAEVSNFAVGDKVYYAGSQQQQGAHADYQVVDARLVGHAPRALTPAEAAAVPLTAITAVEILHDAFGYDITAEAAAGKSILILNGAGGVGSMLIQLAKYLGMTVITTASRLESVEWVKQLGADYILDYQQDIKAQLIKIQHEQVDNIAILQDTNTYWPLVLTTIRPFGRIASIVETTGPINMGPLKNIGAQFSWIFMFAKGNYGVDMASQGEALNTVANLIDQHIIQSTLTTTFEGLTVENLRQATALVEAGHMIGKAVIRHEEIG